In Blastopirellula sediminis, the following proteins share a genomic window:
- a CDS encoding sulfatase family protein: protein MHFYHCFRALLLAAVVCSWAAAADTPPNIVLILSDDQGWGDYSFMGHKSIQTPNLDRLAHQSLTYTRGYVPDSLCRPSLATIISGLYAHQHGVVGNDPPKTAKGDPSAPYQTGTRNDYLQHIDKMPKLPEILKREKGYVSLQTGKWWEGNFSRGGFDQGMTHGDITRGGRHGDEGLKIGRTGLKPIYDFVREAKADNKPFFLWYAPIMPHTPHTPPERLLAKYSDKTKSLPIAKYWAMCEWFDETCGQLLDFLDEEKLSDNTIVIYICDNGWINLENESKYAPRSKRSQYEGGTRTPIMIRWPGHMSPQMNTTQLASSIDIVPTVLAAVGIEKLPEMEGINLLDAKAVDARDTIYGEILEHDIRAMDDPAKSLMFRWVIEGPWKLIVPYAPNEPNVKIELFNVEKDPTEENNLAAQQPEVVKRLQAKLDAWWAVP from the coding sequence ATGCACTTCTATCATTGCTTCCGCGCATTGTTGCTAGCTGCGGTTGTTTGCAGCTGGGCCGCTGCGGCCGATACCCCGCCAAACATCGTCTTGATCCTGTCTGACGATCAAGGCTGGGGCGACTATTCCTTCATGGGACATAAGTCGATCCAGACCCCCAATCTCGACCGCTTGGCTCACCAGTCGCTCACCTATACCCGCGGCTATGTGCCGGACAGCTTGTGCCGACCGTCGCTAGCGACGATCATCTCCGGCCTCTATGCCCATCAACATGGGGTCGTTGGTAACGATCCGCCGAAGACGGCGAAGGGAGATCCCTCGGCTCCGTATCAAACCGGCACTCGCAACGACTATCTGCAGCACATCGACAAGATGCCGAAGCTGCCCGAGATCCTGAAGCGGGAAAAAGGGTACGTCTCGCTGCAGACCGGCAAATGGTGGGAAGGAAACTTCTCGCGCGGCGGTTTCGACCAGGGGATGACGCACGGCGACATCACTCGCGGAGGTCGACATGGCGATGAAGGATTGAAGATCGGCCGGACCGGACTGAAGCCGATTTACGACTTCGTGCGTGAAGCGAAAGCGGACAACAAGCCGTTCTTCCTCTGGTACGCTCCGATCATGCCGCACACGCCGCATACTCCGCCGGAACGTCTGCTGGCCAAGTATAGCGACAAGACCAAGAGCCTGCCGATCGCCAAGTATTGGGCGATGTGCGAGTGGTTCGACGAAACGTGCGGCCAGCTGCTCGACTTCCTCGACGAAGAGAAGCTGTCGGACAACACGATCGTGATTTACATCTGCGATAACGGCTGGATCAATCTCGAGAACGAAAGCAAGTACGCTCCCCGCTCGAAACGCTCGCAGTACGAAGGGGGAACTCGCACGCCGATCATGATTCGTTGGCCTGGTCATATGTCGCCTCAGATGAACACGACGCAGCTCGCCAGCTCGATCGACATCGTCCCGACGGTGTTGGCCGCGGTCGGCATTGAGAAGTTGCCGGAGATGGAAGGGATTAACCTGCTCGACGCCAAAGCGGTCGACGCCCGCGATACGATCTATGGCGAGATCCTGGAGCATGACATCCGCGCGATGGACGATCCGGCGAAAAGCCTGATGTTCCGCTGGGTGATCGAAGGGCCGTGGAAGTTAATCGTGCCGTACGCTCCCAACGAACCGAACGTGAAGATCGAGTTGTTCAACGTCGAGAAAGACCCGACGGAAGAGAACAACCTGGCCGCCCAGCAGCCGGAAGTGGTCAAGCGACTCCAGGCGAAGCTCGACGCGTGGTGGGCGGTTCCGTGA
- a CDS encoding DegT/DnrJ/EryC1/StrS family aminotransferase: MSDSDSPQSPLWPLEDDDVRDALLAAYADGSWGKYHGPHVPRLEAELAQYFGVPHAFSCASGTIAVEIALRALNLPEGAEVLLAAYDFAGNFRAIQAAGLRPALVDIEPNCWRIDVSQLEAAVTPETKAVLVSHLHGDLADMPAVMEIAQRHQLQVVEDACQSPGAVIGGRKAGTWGDVGTLSFGGSKLLTAGRGGAIVTSRPDVFQRAKVFCERGNHAFPLSELQAAVLLPQLEKLDARNQRRAAAVARLRDATKNSTAWNSPPPCDDSPVYYKVGWYLADPAAREATCARLQSAGVAIDAGFRGFAKRPDSWCRKLGQLPEARRAAEATITLHHPVLLADEAELARAVEVVREVAGG; the protein is encoded by the coding sequence GTGAGCGATTCGGACTCGCCGCAATCTCCCCTCTGGCCGCTAGAAGATGACGACGTACGCGATGCGCTGTTGGCCGCGTACGCCGACGGCAGTTGGGGTAAGTATCATGGGCCGCATGTTCCGCGATTGGAAGCGGAACTGGCCCAGTACTTTGGCGTGCCGCATGCTTTTAGCTGTGCGTCGGGCACGATTGCGGTCGAGATCGCGTTGCGAGCATTGAACTTGCCGGAAGGCGCCGAGGTGTTGCTGGCGGCGTATGACTTCGCGGGCAATTTTCGGGCGATTCAAGCGGCTGGCTTACGCCCGGCGCTCGTGGACATCGAGCCCAATTGTTGGCGGATCGACGTCAGTCAGCTCGAAGCGGCGGTCACGCCGGAAACGAAGGCAGTCCTCGTTTCGCATCTGCATGGCGATCTCGCCGACATGCCGGCGGTGATGGAAATCGCCCAGCGACATCAGTTGCAGGTAGTGGAAGACGCCTGTCAGTCGCCGGGGGCGGTGATCGGCGGACGCAAAGCGGGAACTTGGGGAGATGTCGGGACGCTGAGTTTCGGCGGCAGCAAGTTGTTGACCGCAGGGCGAGGCGGAGCGATCGTCACCTCACGACCCGATGTGTTCCAGCGAGCGAAGGTCTTCTGCGAGCGGGGAAACCATGCGTTTCCGCTCAGCGAACTGCAGGCTGCGGTTTTATTGCCGCAATTGGAGAAGCTCGACGCACGGAACCAGCGACGAGCCGCCGCCGTAGCGCGACTGCGCGACGCGACGAAGAATTCTACGGCGTGGAACTCTCCGCCGCCGTGCGACGATAGCCCTGTCTATTACAAGGTTGGCTGGTACCTGGCCGATCCGGCAGCGCGGGAAGCGACATGTGCTCGCTTGCAGTCGGCGGGAGTCGCGATCGACGCTGGCTTTCGAGGTTTCGCCAAGCGGCCCGATTCGTGGTGTCGCAAATTGGGACAGTTGCCGGAAGCGCGTCGGGCGGCCGAAGCGACGATCACGCTGCATCACCCGGTATTGTTGGCAGACGAAGCGGAGTTGGCACGCGCCGTCGAAGTGGTGCGCGAAGTTGCCGGTGGGTAG
- a CDS encoding carbon storage regulator — protein MLILSRKIGETIHVGDNVTIVINRISGNRVTVGIDAPNQVRILRGEVIESDEQPHAEEHACLTQEVLLTGTH, from the coding sequence ATGTTGATTCTGAGCCGTAAGATTGGAGAAACCATCCACGTAGGCGACAACGTCACGATCGTAATCAATCGAATCTCGGGGAACCGAGTCACCGTCGGCATCGACGCCCCCAACCAAGTTCGCATTCTGCGTGGCGAAGTCATCGAATCGGACGAACAGCCGCATGCCGAAGAGCATGCCTGCCTAACCCAGGAAGTGCTGCTAACGGGCACGCATTGA
- a CDS encoding tetratricopeptide repeat protein, which yields MRYLIRLLLLFPVLFASSRLIAQDDTAIEFAFQARVAASRGDSAKAVELATKALESNPQPDGITFLYYVRGREEFRIGQIAKSAADFDKYAELHPAEKPKLWERGITLYYAGRFQEGADQFALYQKYLSNDVENAAWRFLCMAQADGVDKAQAELLPIEGDGRIPMMTLHRFYRGAATEEEVLKAVEAGEASEAERAGRRFYADLYLGLYYEAIGDDAKAKPFLKRAASPDLQKTATGAMNSYMGDVARIHWQRLQQPDKSSDEESAGSASQDSK from the coding sequence ATGCGTTACCTGATTCGCTTGTTGCTGCTCTTCCCCGTCCTCTTCGCTTCGTCCCGATTGATCGCCCAGGACGATACGGCCATAGAGTTCGCTTTTCAGGCTCGCGTCGCCGCGTCGCGTGGCGACAGCGCGAAAGCGGTCGAACTGGCGACCAAGGCCCTCGAGAGTAATCCGCAGCCGGATGGGATTACGTTTCTCTATTATGTTCGCGGGCGAGAGGAGTTTCGGATCGGCCAGATCGCCAAGTCGGCCGCCGACTTCGACAAATACGCCGAGCTCCATCCCGCCGAGAAGCCGAAGCTGTGGGAACGAGGCATCACGCTCTACTATGCCGGCCGGTTTCAAGAAGGCGCCGATCAGTTCGCCCTCTATCAGAAGTATCTGAGCAACGACGTTGAGAACGCGGCCTGGCGATTCCTTTGTATGGCTCAAGCGGACGGCGTCGACAAAGCTCAGGCCGAACTGTTGCCGATCGAAGGCGATGGCCGGATCCCGATGATGACGCTGCACCGCTTCTATCGGGGCGCTGCGACCGAGGAAGAGGTGCTGAAGGCAGTGGAAGCCGGAGAAGCCAGCGAAGCGGAGCGAGCCGGCCGCCGGTTTTACGCCGATCTCTATCTCGGGCTCTACTACGAAGCGATCGGAGATGATGCGAAGGCGAAGCCGTTTCTCAAACGAGCGGCGAGTCCCGATTTGCAGAAGACCGCTACGGGGGCGATGAATTCGTACATGGGGGACGTTGCGCGGATTCATTGGCAACGCTTGCAACAACCGGACAAGTCGAGCGACGAAGAGTCCGCCGGTTCCGCTTCGCAGGATTCAAAATGA
- a CDS encoding GNAT family N-acetyltransferase: MIRRYEPGDHTAIAEIFTRAIHEVASEVYTPAQCAAWSDKRPNPEHWKTRCEQKRPYVYVSEGRVAGFLELDDDGHIDCMYVHPEEVRKGIASALVDLAIENCVAAGLLRVFVEASHCARPVFEKKGFRVVEERQVALNGELLTNFAMELPLDDSSNLG, translated from the coding sequence ATGATTCGGCGGTACGAACCAGGCGATCACACGGCGATCGCCGAAATCTTCACCCGGGCGATTCATGAGGTCGCGTCGGAGGTCTACACGCCGGCGCAGTGCGCCGCCTGGTCGGACAAGCGGCCGAATCCAGAGCACTGGAAAACTCGCTGCGAACAGAAGCGTCCCTACGTCTATGTAAGTGAGGGACGCGTCGCTGGTTTTCTGGAACTGGATGACGATGGACATATCGACTGCATGTACGTCCATCCCGAGGAAGTCCGCAAGGGAATCGCTTCCGCGCTGGTCGACTTGGCGATCGAGAATTGCGTGGCTGCCGGTCTGCTGAGAGTCTTCGTCGAAGCGTCGCACTGCGCCCGACCTGTGTTTGAGAAGAAGGGTTTTCGCGTTGTCGAAGAGCGGCAGGTCGCGCTAAATGGCGAATTGCTGACCAACTTCGCAATGGAGTTGCCGCTCGACGATTCGTCAAATCTCGGCTGA
- a CDS encoding arylsulfatase: MHQLRSIAFCALVLLAGATAANAAEKPNIIFIMADDLGYGDLGCFGQQKIATPNLDEMAREGMRLTNFYAGCTVCAPSRCVLMTGLHTGHCFIRGNAKDNLRPSDVTVAKVLKEAGYQTALIGKWGLGHEGSTGVPTRQGFDYFFGYLDQTHAHNYYPTYLMRNEERFPLKNVPLKEGQWGQGIAKEKVDYSHDLCMDEAMKWIDGAAKKDAPFFLYLALTIPHANNEAGKEGMEVPDYGDYANKDWPEPQKGHAAMISRMDRDLGKLFAKLKADGIDDNTLVIFTSDNGPHREGGNDPDFADSNGPLQGIKRSLHEGGIRVPTIVRWPGHVKAGSESDFAGAFWDVMPTLAAVAGDSDKVPSDIDGISFLPTLTGMGTQKQHDYLYWAFYEGGGAQAVRLGDWKAIQQPINTPVRLYNLKNDLGEEHDLAADNPEKVAEMTKLMAAAYTPSDSWKFPEPKAKKNNAKGKN; the protein is encoded by the coding sequence ATGCACCAACTGCGCTCGATTGCGTTCTGCGCACTTGTCCTTCTTGCCGGCGCGACGGCCGCCAACGCCGCCGAGAAGCCGAACATTATCTTTATCATGGCCGATGACCTGGGGTACGGCGATCTGGGCTGTTTCGGACAGCAGAAGATCGCGACGCCGAACCTGGATGAAATGGCTCGTGAAGGGATGCGGCTGACCAACTTTTACGCCGGCTGCACGGTCTGTGCTCCGTCGCGCTGCGTCTTGATGACGGGTTTGCACACGGGGCATTGCTTCATTCGCGGCAACGCCAAAGACAACCTGCGTCCCAGCGATGTCACGGTCGCCAAGGTTTTGAAAGAGGCCGGCTATCAAACGGCGCTGATCGGCAAATGGGGTTTGGGGCATGAAGGCTCGACCGGTGTGCCGACGCGACAAGGATTTGACTACTTCTTCGGCTATCTCGATCAGACGCACGCTCACAACTACTATCCGACCTATCTGATGCGGAACGAAGAACGCTTTCCGCTGAAGAACGTCCCGCTGAAAGAAGGCCAATGGGGACAAGGGATCGCGAAGGAGAAAGTCGACTACTCGCACGACCTATGCATGGACGAAGCGATGAAGTGGATCGATGGCGCCGCGAAGAAAGACGCTCCCTTCTTTCTTTATCTCGCGCTCACCATTCCGCACGCCAACAATGAAGCGGGCAAAGAGGGAATGGAAGTTCCCGACTATGGCGACTACGCCAACAAAGATTGGCCCGAACCGCAAAAGGGACATGCGGCGATGATCTCGCGGATGGATCGCGATCTGGGCAAGTTGTTCGCCAAGTTGAAGGCGGACGGCATCGACGACAACACGCTGGTGATCTTCACGTCGGACAACGGTCCGCATCGTGAAGGGGGGAACGATCCCGACTTCGCTGACTCCAACGGTCCGCTGCAAGGAATCAAACGAAGCTTGCACGAAGGGGGCATTCGCGTTCCGACGATCGTCCGCTGGCCGGGTCATGTCAAAGCCGGCAGCGAATCGGATTTCGCCGGCGCCTTTTGGGACGTGATGCCGACCTTGGCCGCCGTCGCCGGCGACAGCGATAAGGTGCCCAGCGACATCGATGGGATTTCGTTCCTGCCGACCCTGACCGGCATGGGAACCCAGAAACAGCACGATTATCTCTACTGGGCGTTCTACGAAGGGGGCGGCGCTCAAGCGGTTCGCCTGGGCGACTGGAAAGCGATTCAGCAGCCGATCAATACGCCGGTTCGTCTCTACAACCTGAAGAACGATCTGGGCGAAGAGCATGATCTGGCCGCTGACAATCCGGAGAAAGTGGCGGAGATGACCAAGCTGATGGCCGCGGCCTACACGCCGAGCGACAGCTGGAAGTTCCCTGAGCCGAAGGCGAAGAAGAACAACGCGAAAGGAAAGAACTAA
- a CDS encoding sulfatase, with product MRRFALGLVLVLSTVATAFAKEDRPNFLVILCDDLGYGDLGCYGNQTIQTPNLNVLAKQGMRLTACYSSAPVCSSSRAGLMTGRTPSRIGVYDWIPAGNVMHVRQSEKTVASLLQDAGYDTCHVGKWHLNGKFNSDQQPQPGDQGFNHWFSTQNNAAPTHENPNNFVRNGKAVGEQQGYSCQVVADEAIQWLKTGRDADKPFFAFVCFHEPHEPIASPDELVTHYGDAKKKGEALYYANVENMDRAVGRLMKAVDELKLTDNTFVFFTSDNGPETLDRYPSAWRSHGSPGPLRGMKLHIYEGGIRVPDIVRFPGHIKPGAESDEPICGLDILPTLCELAGVAAPTDRALDGASFAKSLQGEKVDRPAPLFWHYYNAIGPAKVAMRVGDWKLVAHVDLGTKKAGGNFRPELSQAIKQAKLSTLELYNLNDDLAEKHDLAAEKPELVARMKKQLQAKYDAVLTEAPDWEAISK from the coding sequence ATGCGAAGGTTCGCCTTGGGACTGGTTCTGGTCCTGTCGACGGTCGCGACCGCTTTCGCCAAGGAAGATCGCCCTAACTTTTTGGTCATCTTGTGCGATGATCTGGGGTACGGCGATCTTGGCTGTTACGGCAACCAGACGATTCAGACGCCCAACTTGAACGTACTCGCCAAGCAGGGAATGCGTTTGACCGCTTGTTATTCGTCGGCGCCGGTTTGTTCGTCGTCGCGAGCCGGCTTGATGACGGGACGCACGCCGAGCCGTATCGGCGTTTACGACTGGATTCCGGCCGGCAATGTCATGCACGTCCGGCAGAGCGAGAAGACGGTCGCTTCGCTGCTGCAAGACGCGGGGTACGACACGTGCCACGTCGGCAAGTGGCACTTGAACGGCAAGTTCAATAGCGACCAGCAGCCGCAGCCTGGGGACCAAGGATTCAATCATTGGTTCAGCACCCAAAACAACGCGGCTCCGACGCATGAAAACCCGAACAACTTCGTCCGCAACGGGAAAGCGGTCGGCGAGCAACAGGGTTACTCGTGCCAGGTCGTCGCCGACGAGGCGATCCAGTGGTTGAAAACCGGCCGCGACGCCGACAAGCCCTTCTTTGCGTTCGTCTGTTTTCATGAACCGCACGAGCCGATCGCTTCGCCGGACGAACTGGTCACGCACTACGGTGACGCAAAGAAAAAGGGGGAAGCCCTCTACTACGCCAACGTCGAGAACATGGACCGCGCCGTCGGTCGCTTGATGAAAGCGGTCGACGAATTGAAGTTGACTGACAACACGTTCGTCTTCTTCACCAGCGACAACGGACCGGAGACGCTCGATCGTTATCCGAGCGCCTGGCGTTCGCACGGTTCGCCCGGTCCGCTGCGCGGGATGAAGCTGCATATTTATGAAGGGGGAATTCGCGTTCCCGACATCGTTCGTTTCCCGGGGCACATCAAACCAGGAGCCGAAAGTGACGAACCGATCTGCGGGCTCGACATTTTGCCGACCCTCTGCGAACTGGCCGGCGTCGCGGCGCCGACCGATCGTGCGCTCGATGGCGCCAGCTTCGCAAAGTCGCTTCAGGGAGAAAAAGTGGACCGCCCTGCCCCGCTCTTCTGGCATTACTACAACGCCATTGGACCGGCCAAGGTGGCGATGCGGGTTGGCGATTGGAAACTGGTCGCCCATGTTGATCTCGGCACCAAGAAGGCCGGCGGCAATTTTCGCCCGGAACTTTCACAGGCGATCAAGCAGGCGAAGCTCTCGACGCTGGAGCTTTACAACCTGAATGACGACCTGGCCGAAAAGCACGATCTGGCGGCGGAAAAGCCGGAACTGGTCGCTCGCATGAAAAAGCAACTGCAAGCGAAGTACGACGCGGTACTGACGGAAGCTCCCGATTGGGAAGCGATCAGCAAATAG
- a CDS encoding Flp family type IVb pilin — protein sequence MEIIKRLWNDEAGFIISVELILIATILVIGLLVGLVTIRDSITGELSDVGGAIGDLNQSYVIYGITGPSAAVSGSGFADNADTNDSPGDPPGLMDNCIVVAPTVGNESGVAPTPNG from the coding sequence ATGGAGATCATCAAACGCCTATGGAACGACGAAGCCGGGTTTATCATTTCGGTCGAGCTCATTTTGATCGCGACCATTTTAGTGATCGGACTTCTGGTGGGGCTCGTGACGATTCGTGACTCGATCACGGGAGAGCTCTCCGACGTCGGCGGCGCCATCGGCGATCTGAATCAGTCGTACGTGATCTATGGAATCACTGGCCCCTCGGCCGCCGTCTCCGGCAGCGGGTTCGCCGACAACGCAGATACCAACGATTCGCCGGGAGATCCGCCTGGCTTGATGGACAACTGCATCGTCGTGGCGCCGACCGTCGGCAACGAATCGGGAGTCGCCCCCACTCCCAACGGATAA
- a CDS encoding FAD-dependent monooxygenase, with translation MDSPLLVVGAGPVGLAAALTLSRFNVPLRIIDRNDAPTTLSKALVLWRRSLINLDPAIPYETWLGQGMVPKGLHFFDQGAYHATMTLDNSGHVLPPGLLIPQSNVEASLIDALEKRGVIIERETCLESFERKGDRVLCQLKTPQGTECVETPYLFGCDGAHSTVRHGLGLDFAGESVAQRWLLGDIEVNVKDGVNPHTPRDARERALSHGWLYSTNSDQGSLQLFPITDTRYRIFVEAGMVGPETPRQDPTIADLQASLIERTRLQWKITDAYWLADFRINERQVSQYVHGNVFLAGDAAHVHSPAGGQGMNTGIQDAVNLAWKTALVMRGAADASLLETYQEERHPVAARVIKISGRAMRMTMNTNRLTRGVQDVIQSIVTHIPAVRKMVTSILAEDDVKYLNSSLSGESEGKIEPGVTMPDVPIEIDGQSVSSIQLLRPEHESVFYTLILMADAKPALWPTDPLLQCRQLGQDFRDPERHFQSTFGLHADSGVLVRPDGVIAAEGSPSAIRTWLARSS, from the coding sequence ATGGATTCTCCCCTTCTCGTCGTGGGCGCAGGCCCGGTCGGACTGGCCGCGGCGTTGACCCTTTCTCGCTTCAATGTCCCGTTACGGATCATCGACCGCAACGACGCTCCGACGACTCTCTCGAAAGCGCTCGTTCTCTGGCGGCGATCGCTGATCAACCTGGACCCGGCGATCCCTTACGAGACGTGGCTCGGACAAGGAATGGTTCCCAAGGGACTCCATTTCTTCGACCAAGGCGCCTATCACGCCACGATGACGCTCGACAATTCCGGGCACGTCCTGCCGCCGGGGTTGCTGATTCCGCAATCGAACGTGGAAGCGTCATTGATCGACGCCTTGGAGAAGCGAGGCGTCATCATCGAGCGTGAGACTTGTCTGGAGTCGTTTGAGCGGAAGGGGGATCGCGTTCTCTGTCAGCTGAAGACGCCGCAGGGCACGGAATGCGTCGAGACGCCGTACTTGTTCGGCTGCGACGGGGCGCACTCGACCGTCCGGCATGGTCTGGGGCTCGACTTCGCCGGCGAATCGGTCGCCCAGCGGTGGCTTCTCGGCGATATCGAGGTCAACGTCAAAGATGGGGTCAATCCGCACACGCCGCGCGACGCGCGGGAGCGTGCGCTCTCGCACGGCTGGCTCTATTCGACCAACTCCGATCAAGGGAGTCTCCAACTCTTCCCGATTACCGACACGCGCTATCGCATCTTCGTTGAAGCCGGCATGGTTGGACCGGAAACGCCGCGGCAAGATCCGACGATCGCCGATCTGCAAGCGTCGTTAATTGAGCGGACTCGTCTGCAGTGGAAGATCACCGACGCCTATTGGCTGGCCGACTTCCGCATCAACGAGCGTCAGGTCTCGCAGTATGTGCACGGCAACGTCTTTTTGGCGGGCGATGCGGCGCACGTTCATAGTCCGGCCGGCGGCCAGGGAATGAACACCGGAATTCAAGACGCGGTCAATCTTGCCTGGAAAACGGCTCTGGTGATGCGAGGAGCAGCGGACGCTTCCCTGCTTGAGACGTATCAGGAAGAACGTCACCCAGTCGCGGCGCGGGTGATCAAGATCAGCGGCCGAGCGATGCGGATGACGATGAACACGAATCGCCTGACGCGGGGCGTACAGGATGTGATTCAGTCGATCGTCACGCACATCCCGGCGGTACGCAAAATGGTGACGTCGATCCTGGCCGAGGATGACGTCAAGTATCTGAATAGTTCGCTCTCCGGCGAAAGCGAAGGGAAGATCGAGCCCGGGGTTACGATGCCGGACGTACCGATAGAAATCGACGGCCAAAGCGTCAGCTCGATTCAGCTGCTGCGTCCCGAGCATGAAAGCGTTTTCTACACGTTGATCTTGATGGCCGACGCGAAGCCTGCGCTATGGCCGACCGATCCCCTTTTGCAATGCCGCCAACTCGGCCAAGATTTCCGCGATCCGGAGCGACACTTTCAAAGCACGTTTGGACTGCATGCCGATTCCGGCGTCCTGGTTCGTCCCGACGGAGTGATCGCGGCCGAAGGTTCGCCCTCGGCGATTCGGACGTGGCTAGCGCGAAGTTCGTAG
- a CDS encoding patatin-like phospholipase family protein, producing MTKIGLALSGGGFRATLFHLGILRFLKDVNLLHQVTDIASVSGGSILAAHLTLNWHRYTGSDDDFDEAVSEIVRFVQFDVRNHVVRRLPFQYPARVAAKLTHFSPRQFTPNAILEKCYERYLYGDRCLYELPEQPMLHMLATSVSNGGLTVFNRNGVYIQQRCDLGGIRFEFVAGQMASIPRVVGASSAFPGFFPPVEFTAADLGVRDGEFPTEYFTDGGVYDNLGIRAFSWLEDAGKTFDEIYVSDAGKPFQILSDNSLGFVGQSIRASDILWDRVWQLERENFGKQTGFIFLPITDTVEMDQDPTLHPVVQAEVQTIRTDLDRFSDEEINALAQHGYEVARKAYRQTHPGEAEKVPSGEGWAPIPNKRAPGPRLTGSGNGSAAAAPPTAVARRLRNSALRRVWSTLFDWRDWTSYVYIAIAIFVFGYLPFKAYQFYKQSQTQAQVIAAISSGNPDIHEILGLLDRNPLADWQPDPVLDVDTESDVKPEAVEFLDHSRIIDLRRWKPLEKRIEDQGGVYIKDRISVVIPEDAKFDPDQGTKVVFRYPSLFKDVEFHQPDQRFVAEIRKLSKPVMDYGVERWSYEVEYDFSDLPRGEPVTLTLEMFVRLPAPVTRAPFATRFKTDLVSVWMLFPEDRPYQNYELVSYPIDKSKPPTVMNSRYRINHPYGSLIGWSVVNPEIGYIYECRWTNE from the coding sequence ATGACGAAAATCGGCTTGGCCCTCTCCGGAGGCGGATTCCGAGCGACGCTGTTCCACCTCGGAATCCTTCGCTTCCTAAAAGACGTCAACTTGCTCCATCAAGTGACCGATATCGCTTCCGTCTCGGGCGGAAGCATTCTCGCGGCACATCTGACCCTGAATTGGCATCGCTATACCGGGTCCGACGACGACTTCGACGAAGCGGTCTCCGAAATCGTCCGCTTCGTGCAGTTTGACGTCCGCAATCATGTCGTCCGCCGCTTGCCGTTTCAGTACCCCGCGCGGGTTGCCGCCAAACTGACGCACTTTTCGCCGCGTCAGTTTACTCCCAACGCGATTCTGGAGAAGTGCTACGAGCGATATCTGTATGGCGATCGCTGCCTGTACGAACTTCCCGAGCAACCGATGCTCCACATGCTGGCGACAAGCGTCAGCAACGGCGGACTGACCGTCTTCAACCGGAACGGCGTCTATATCCAACAGCGCTGCGATCTTGGCGGCATTCGCTTTGAGTTTGTGGCGGGGCAGATGGCGAGCATTCCGCGGGTGGTCGGCGCTTCGAGCGCCTTTCCCGGCTTCTTCCCTCCCGTCGAGTTCACCGCCGCCGATCTTGGCGTGCGGGACGGCGAGTTCCCAACCGAGTACTTCACCGACGGCGGCGTTTACGACAACCTGGGGATTCGCGCGTTCTCTTGGCTGGAAGACGCCGGCAAAACGTTCGACGAGATCTACGTCAGCGACGCCGGCAAGCCGTTTCAGATTCTCAGCGACAACTCCCTCGGCTTCGTCGGCCAGTCGATCCGCGCTTCCGATATCTTATGGGATCGCGTTTGGCAGTTAGAACGAGAAAACTTCGGCAAGCAAACCGGCTTCATTTTTCTGCCGATCACCGACACCGTCGAAATGGATCAGGACCCCACGCTGCACCCTGTGGTTCAAGCCGAGGTCCAAACGATCCGCACCGACCTCGATCGTTTTTCGGACGAGGAAATCAACGCCCTCGCCCAGCATGGCTACGAAGTCGCGCGAAAGGCCTATCGTCAAACGCACCCCGGAGAAGCCGAAAAGGTTCCGTCCGGCGAAGGATGGGCGCCGATCCCGAACAAACGAGCGCCTGGCCCCCGACTAACTGGATCGGGCAACGGCTCCGCGGCCGCTGCGCCCCCAACCGCCGTCGCTCGGCGACTCCGCAACTCGGCGTTGCGCCGGGTTTGGTCGACTCTCTTTGATTGGCGCGATTGGACGTCGTACGTCTACATCGCGATCGCGATCTTCGTCTTCGGTTATTTGCCGTTTAAAGCGTACCAGTTCTACAAGCAATCGCAGACGCAGGCCCAAGTGATCGCGGCGATCTCCAGCGGCAACCCCGACATTCATGAGATCCTCGGCCTGCTCGATCGCAACCCGCTCGCCGACTGGCAGCCAGATCCGGTACTCGACGTTGACACGGAAAGCGACGTCAAGCCAGAAGCAGTCGAGTTCCTCGATCACAGTCGAATCATCGATCTCCGTCGCTGGAAACCGTTGGAGAAAAGGATCGAAGACCAAGGAGGGGTCTATATCAAAGATCGGATCAGTGTGGTCATTCCTGAAGACGCCAAGTTCGACCCCGACCAAGGGACCAAGGTCGTCTTCCGCTATCCTTCGTTATTCAAGGACGTCGAATTTCATCAGCCGGACCAAAGATTCGTCGCCGAAATCCGCAAGCTCTCGAAACCGGTCATGGACTATGGCGTCGAACGGTGGTCCTACGAGGTCGAGTACGACTTCAGCGACTTGCCGCGGGGAGAACCGGTCACGTTGACGCTCGAGATGTTCGTGCGACTGCCGGCTCCGGTTACCCGAGCGCCGTTCGCCACGCGGTTCAAGACCGACCTGGTCAGCGTTTGGATGCTCTTCCCCGAAGATCGACCGTACCAGAACTACGAACTGGTCAGTTACCCGATCGACAAATCGAAGCCGCCGACCGTGATGAATTCGCGCTACCGCATCAATCATCCTTACGGTTCGTTGATCGGCTGGTCGGTCGTCAATCCGGAAATTGGCTACATTTATGAGTGTCGCTGGACCAACGAATAG